The genome window ACCGTGCTGGATCTGGCCTATGTGGCCAGCGGCCGTCTGGACGGCTTCTGCGGTGTGGGCTTGAAGCCTTGGGATGTCGCTGCGGGCAGCTTGATGGTGCTGGAAGCAGGCGGCCTGATCGCTGACTTTGACGGCGAGCAAGGCTGGATGGACAGCGGCAACGTCCTGGCCGCCAGCCCCAAGATCTTCACGCAAATGCTGTCGGCGCTCAACCCGCCTTCGGCCGCTTAAAGCGCAAGACGCAGACCCCCGGCGTGCGGCTTAACTGCCGCCGCCTTGCACGCACTGGGCGCAAGCCCGCTGCTGAAAGACCGGCCTTCGGCCGGTTTTTTTTTGTCCGCGCGCGCTGCTCACCCCCTCGCCCAGCATGGTGAAAATGGCTCAAAGCCAATGGCCATCAGGCATACGGACGGGACTCGTCACCGGCATGTCACAGGTTTTCCATGTACGATTACCGGTCGCATAACTTCTGGAGCTCCTGATGGAGTGGCTGCTAGACCCCGCTGCGTGGGTCGGCTTGCTTACCCTGGTCGTCCTTGAGATCGTCCTGGGCATTGATAACCTGATTTTCATCGCCATCCTGGCAGACAAGCTGCCCCCTGCGCAACGCGATCGCGCGCGCATCATGGGCTTGAGCCTGGCGTTGATCATGCGCCTTGGCCTGTTGTCGGTCATGTCGTGGCTGGTCACCTTGACCACCCCCTTGTTCTCCATCGGTCCGCTGTCCCCTTCGGGACGCGACCTGATCCTGATGGTGGGTGGCTTCTTCCTGCTGTTCAAAGGCACGATGGAACTGCACGAGCGTCTGGAGGGCGGCCAGCATATGGGCTCGTCCGGGCCGCGCGTGTACGCCAGTTTCTGGGTGATCGTGACGCAGATCGTGGTGCTGGACGCCGTGTTCTCGCTGGACTCGGTGATTACCGCCGTCGGTATGGTGGACCACCTGGCCATCATGATGATTGCTGTCATCATCGCCATTGGCATCATGCTGCTGGCGTCCAAGCCTTTGACGCGTTTCGTCAACGCCCACCCGACCGTGGTGGTGCTGTGCCTGGGCTTCCTGCTGATGATCGGCTTTTCGCTGCTGGCTGAATCGTTTGGCTTCAAGGTGCCCAAGGGTTACCTGTACGCGGCCATCGGTTTCTCGGTGGCGATCGAAGCGCTGAACCAGGTCGCGCGCCGCAATCTGCTCAAGCTGGATGCCCGCCGTCCCATGCGTGAACGCACGGCCTCGGCTGTGCTGCGCATGTTGGGCAAGCGGCCGCCGGCCAGCGATGAACCCGATCTGCCGCATGCAGGCCCGTCGGTGCCCGCTTTCGGGGTCGAAGAAAGAAATATGGTCAGTGGGGTGCTGACGCTTGCCGAACGCTCCATCCGGTCGATCATGACGCCCCGCACGGACGTGTCGTGGGTCAATATCGATGACGACCCGGAAGTCATCCGCCGTCAGCTGACCGAAGCGCCGCACAGCTTTTTCCCGGTCTGCCGGGGTTCGCTTGACGAGGTGCTGGGCATCGCGCGCGCCAAAGATCTGGTGGCCGACCTGATCACCGAGGGCCGCGTGCGCCGCAATCGCCTGCGTGACCCCATCATCGTGCACGAAGCCATCGGTATCCTGCGCTTGATGGATACGCTCAAGCGTTCGCGCGGCCAACTGGTGCTGGTCGCCGATGAGTTCGGCGCCATTGAAGGCTTGGTTACGCCTATCGACGTGTTCGAGGCAATTGCCGGCGAGTTCCCCGATGAGGATGAACTGCCCGATATTGTGGCCGATGGCGACAACACCTGGAAGATCGATGGTGCAGCCGACCTGCATCATGTAGAACAGGTATTGGAAACCGAAGGCTTGGTCGACGAGGCCCAGGAATTTTCAACCTTGGCGGGCTATTTGCTGTCGCGCTTTGGACACCTGCCCAAACCGGGCGATGTCTGCGAGTACGAAATCCACCATGAGCATTTCCGTTTTGAAGTGCTGGAAATGGATGGCCGCCGCATTGCGCTGGTGCGCGTCGAGAAGCGTCGCCACGAGCCGCTTTCCGATGAAGCATCGCTTGCCAACGACTAACCGGGACTGCTCCTTATCGTGACTGAAAACGCGCTCTATCTGATCAAAGCTTTTATCCTGGGTATTCTTGAGGGCCTGACGGAATTCATCCCGGTGTCCAGCACCGGCCACCTTATCCTGGTGGGCGACTGGATCAATTTCCAGTCGGGCGACGGCAAGGTGTTCGAGGTCGTGATCCAGCTGGGGTCCATTCTGGCCGTCATGTGGGTGTTTCGCGCCCGGCTGTTGCAGCTGATTCGCGGCACGCTGACTGGCGTGCCGACCGAAGTCGCATTCACCCGCAATCTGATCATCGCTTTCCTGCCGGCGGCGGTCATCGGGGCGATCTTCATCAAGTCCATCAAGTCGGTGTTCTACCATCCGGGCGTCGTCGTAGTGACGCTAGTGTTGGGCGGCCTGATCATGCTGTATGTCGAACGCAAGACGCATCACACGCCGGGCGACGTGCCTGGCGCCGCTGACGACACCGCTTCTGATGAGCGCGCCACGGCGCGCACGCTGGAACAGATCACCTGGAAGCAGGCGCTGGGTG of Achromobacter seleniivolatilans contains these proteins:
- a CDS encoding TerC family protein yields the protein MEWLLDPAAWVGLLTLVVLEIVLGIDNLIFIAILADKLPPAQRDRARIMGLSLALIMRLGLLSVMSWLVTLTTPLFSIGPLSPSGRDLILMVGGFFLLFKGTMELHERLEGGQHMGSSGPRVYASFWVIVTQIVVLDAVFSLDSVITAVGMVDHLAIMMIAVIIAIGIMLLASKPLTRFVNAHPTVVVLCLGFLLMIGFSLLAESFGFKVPKGYLYAAIGFSVAIEALNQVARRNLLKLDARRPMRERTASAVLRMLGKRPPASDEPDLPHAGPSVPAFGVEERNMVSGVLTLAERSIRSIMTPRTDVSWVNIDDDPEVIRRQLTEAPHSFFPVCRGSLDEVLGIARAKDLVADLITEGRVRRNRLRDPIIVHEAIGILRLMDTLKRSRGQLVLVADEFGAIEGLVTPIDVFEAIAGEFPDEDELPDIVADGDNTWKIDGAADLHHVEQVLETEGLVDEAQEFSTLAGYLLSRFGHLPKPGDVCEYEIHHEHFRFEVLEMDGRRIALVRVEKRRHEPLSDEASLAND
- a CDS encoding undecaprenyl-diphosphate phosphatase, with the protein product MTENALYLIKAFILGILEGLTEFIPVSSTGHLILVGDWINFQSGDGKVFEVVIQLGSILAVMWVFRARLLQLIRGTLTGVPTEVAFTRNLIIAFLPAAVIGAIFIKSIKSVFYHPGVVVVTLVLGGLIMLYVERKTHHTPGDVPGAADDTASDERATARTLEQITWKQALGVGVAQCLAMIPGTSRSGATIIGGMIAGIQRKTATEFSFFLAMPTMLGAAVYDMYKNFGVLTQHDLSGIAVGFIAAFLSAMVVVRAVLRFVANHTYRVFAWYRIVFGAIVAAWVFTR